One genomic region from Candidatus Limnocylindrales bacterium encodes:
- a CDS encoding FHA domain-containing protein, with product MSSNSTIDFGLSSGQAIAPEQLAEIPFFAGRKSNFADKLRENLVHRVTGEPIRAAVIREFKAGDTICEAGAYGSTAFLILEGAATAFVPDAAEPALPPGRTARSLRRLARLFSRRTRSEKPVAARVGIGEVTSSATLHRSVAAAPRKLGPGDFFGIDTCINFHPREASVRAETDCRVVEMLRSVLDTVRSSGKSGAAVEDFHRGATIRGALSAQELFGALTPEQRERLAEAAELVTQDDLDNGVLYEEGTDADSLLVVASGTVKLSRRMPGGERILTYAARGTALGLEALLVKDPVRQLVLRRIGPSGAATESVPLTGTVTIGRRKSATIPFGPEHASLSRRHCRFEVREGDVQEIRVFDENTDNGTFVNGARIQEAIVGVGDRVTLAEDYTFEIAEVAAGGPTRARAATATALDNCEIVRIPVAAVREVAGNDKRIADVADELSRILSTTAPSAPAEQAFLKKIVDLNLYNSQNTLLIDLERCTRCDECVRACADAHDGVPRFTRDGPRFGKYLVTLACRSCTDPKCMIGCPVSSIRRTESLEVHIEDWCIGCGLCANNCPFGNINMVDLAAPQGPAEPLGPVDLTSGKLRATVCDLCSGLDGPSCVYACPHDAAIRVKPADFLAPADLQVL from the coding sequence ATGAGCAGCAATTCGACTATAGACTTCGGCCTTTCATCCGGTCAAGCCATCGCGCCCGAACAGCTCGCCGAGATTCCGTTCTTTGCCGGACGCAAGTCGAACTTCGCCGACAAGCTGCGCGAGAACCTCGTCCATCGCGTGACCGGCGAGCCGATCCGCGCTGCAGTGATCCGCGAATTCAAGGCCGGCGACACGATCTGTGAAGCAGGAGCGTACGGATCGACGGCCTTCCTGATCCTCGAAGGCGCGGCCACCGCATTCGTTCCGGATGCGGCCGAGCCCGCACTGCCTCCGGGCCGCACGGCTCGCTCGCTGCGCCGCCTTGCGCGCCTGTTCTCACGCCGTACCCGCTCCGAGAAGCCGGTCGCTGCGCGCGTCGGCATCGGCGAGGTGACTTCCAGCGCGACGCTGCACCGCAGCGTTGCCGCGGCCCCGCGCAAGCTCGGGCCCGGCGACTTCTTCGGGATCGACACCTGCATCAACTTTCATCCGCGCGAAGCGAGCGTGCGCGCCGAGACCGACTGCCGCGTGGTCGAGATGCTGCGCTCGGTGCTCGACACCGTGCGATCGAGCGGAAAGTCGGGAGCCGCCGTCGAGGACTTTCATCGCGGTGCGACGATCCGCGGCGCGCTGTCTGCGCAGGAGCTGTTCGGTGCGCTCACGCCCGAGCAGCGCGAGCGGCTTGCGGAAGCCGCCGAGCTCGTCACGCAGGACGACCTCGACAACGGCGTGCTCTACGAGGAGGGCACCGACGCCGACAGCCTGCTCGTGGTCGCGAGCGGCACCGTGAAGCTGTCGCGACGCATGCCCGGAGGCGAGCGCATTCTTACCTACGCCGCGCGCGGTACGGCGCTCGGGCTCGAAGCGCTGCTGGTCAAAGATCCGGTGCGCCAGCTCGTCCTGCGACGGATCGGTCCGAGCGGTGCGGCCACCGAGAGCGTACCGCTTACCGGAACGGTGACGATCGGCCGCCGCAAATCGGCCACGATTCCGTTCGGCCCCGAGCACGCGAGTCTCAGCCGGCGCCATTGCCGCTTCGAAGTGCGCGAAGGCGACGTGCAGGAAATCCGCGTATTCGACGAGAACACCGACAACGGCACGTTCGTAAACGGCGCGCGCATCCAGGAGGCGATCGTCGGCGTCGGCGACCGCGTCACGCTCGCCGAGGACTACACGTTCGAAATCGCCGAAGTCGCGGCGGGCGGGCCGACGCGGGCGCGCGCGGCAACGGCCACCGCGCTCGACAACTGCGAGATCGTCCGCATTCCGGTTGCGGCCGTGCGCGAAGTAGCCGGGAACGACAAGCGCATTGCCGACGTCGCCGACGAGCTCAGCCGGATCCTTTCGACGACGGCGCCTTCGGCTCCGGCCGAGCAGGCGTTCCTCAAGAAGATCGTCGACCTCAATCTGTACAATTCGCAGAACACGCTGCTGATTGATCTCGAGCGCTGCACGCGCTGCGACGAATGCGTGCGTGCGTGCGCCGATGCCCACGACGGCGTCCCGCGTTTTACGCGCGACGGGCCGCGCTTCGGCAAGTACCTGGTGACGCTCGCGTGCCGTTCGTGCACCGATCCCAAGTGCATGATCGGCTGTCCGGTCAGCTCGATTCGACGCACGGAGTCGCTCGAAGTCCACATCGAGGACTGGTGCATCGGTTGCGGCCTGTGCGCGAACAACTGCCCGTTCGGCAATATCAACATGGTCGATCTGGCCGCGCCGCAAGGTCCGGCCGAACCGCTAGGGCCGGTGGATCTGACGTCCGGGAAACTGCGCGCCACGGTTTGCGACCTGTGCTCCGGGCTCGACGGCCCAAGCTGCGTGTACGCGTGCCCGCACGATGCGGCGATCCGCGTCAAGCCGGCAGACTTCCTCGCACCCGCCGATCTGCAAGTACTGTGA
- a CDS encoding adenylate/guanylate cyclase domain-containing protein → MYELLFLTGGRAGQVVPITRTLVAGRSADCSLVVPDPNTSRHHCGFVLDGANVVLEDRHSINGTYLNDVLLTAPATMQDGDEVRIGQTLLRFGVRKRKDEPDDATQVFSLRDMSDSGRPDKFDERTSLLMADLPARAIDERGLALRLEAIIKVSKALVNIRDFDRISHGILDALFEVFPQADRGFLMLGNDVSQLVPQAVKSRGKVFAADLVISRSICRSAIEHRRAILFNDLTAGDFTVGESVYALNIRGAMVVPLIVEDEILGVLQIDTPVQRAAFTASDLELAAAVSQQAAIALHNAFLLRKVEEESTSRTSLMRFLPGAMVEQVLLGKLDLALGGNTCHGTILFSDIVGFTGFAETLPPETVVKLMNDYFSRMVPCIENLGGAVDKFMGDAILAVWGVPLVKPDAALRAAGAALAMQNACVGLDTRRYCEDGPCLEMGIGINSGTVVAGNIGADNRVSYTVIGDAVNTAQRMEVAACRGQILISQATWAELAGSGIGIAMPPLRVKNKTGMLTVRSLRGLRTAHSEIVLHIPVRIGGDRAWLIRLLADESAILLHPETAPLASEPVIAEMQECPDLDFGRCEVRDVMPHQQSDGRLVRSQIAFTGTALVEWLRSPDLVCSREWNSMTRH, encoded by the coding sequence GTGTACGAGTTGCTCTTTCTGACCGGTGGACGCGCGGGCCAGGTGGTCCCGATCACCCGCACGCTCGTCGCGGGCCGCAGCGCCGATTGCTCGCTCGTCGTGCCCGATCCGAACACCAGCCGGCATCATTGCGGATTCGTCCTCGACGGTGCCAACGTCGTGCTCGAAGACCGTCATTCGATCAACGGCACCTATCTGAACGACGTGCTGCTGACCGCTCCGGCGACGATGCAGGATGGCGACGAGGTGCGCATCGGCCAGACGCTGCTCCGCTTCGGCGTCCGCAAACGCAAGGACGAGCCCGACGACGCCACGCAGGTCTTCTCGCTGCGCGACATGTCCGACAGCGGCCGGCCGGACAAATTCGACGAGCGCACGTCGCTTCTGATGGCGGACCTTCCGGCCAGGGCGATCGACGAACGAGGGCTCGCACTGCGCCTCGAAGCAATCATCAAAGTCTCCAAGGCGCTGGTCAACATCCGCGACTTCGACCGTATCTCGCACGGAATCCTCGATGCGCTGTTCGAAGTCTTTCCGCAGGCGGATCGCGGCTTCCTGATGCTCGGCAACGACGTCAGCCAGCTCGTGCCGCAGGCGGTCAAGAGCCGCGGCAAGGTGTTCGCGGCCGACCTCGTCATTTCCCGCTCGATCTGCCGCTCGGCAATCGAGCATCGCCGCGCGATATTGTTCAATGACCTGACCGCCGGCGATTTCACGGTGGGAGAATCGGTTTATGCGCTGAACATCCGCGGCGCGATGGTCGTGCCGCTCATCGTCGAGGACGAAATCCTCGGCGTGCTGCAGATCGACACGCCCGTTCAGCGTGCGGCGTTCACCGCGTCGGATCTCGAGCTTGCCGCAGCCGTCAGCCAGCAGGCCGCGATCGCGCTTCACAACGCGTTCCTGCTGCGCAAAGTCGAGGAGGAGAGCACGAGCCGCACCAGTCTCATGCGTTTCCTGCCAGGTGCGATGGTCGAACAGGTGCTGCTCGGAAAGCTCGATCTGGCGCTCGGCGGCAACACGTGCCACGGCACGATCCTGTTCTCGGACATCGTCGGGTTCACCGGGTTCGCCGAAACGCTGCCGCCCGAGACCGTCGTCAAGCTGATGAACGATTACTTCAGCCGGATGGTTCCGTGCATCGAGAACCTGGGCGGCGCCGTCGACAAATTCATGGGCGACGCGATCCTTGCCGTCTGGGGAGTCCCGCTCGTCAAACCCGACGCCGCGCTGCGCGCGGCCGGAGCGGCGCTGGCGATGCAGAACGCATGCGTCGGGCTCGACACGCGGCGCTACTGCGAAGACGGGCCATGCCTGGAGATGGGCATCGGAATCAACAGCGGAACCGTCGTCGCGGGTAACATCGGAGCGGACAACCGCGTTTCGTACACGGTGATCGGAGATGCCGTAAACACGGCCCAGCGCATGGAGGTCGCGGCGTGCCGCGGACAGATCCTGATCAGCCAGGCCACGTGGGCCGAGCTCGCCGGCAGCGGCATCGGAATCGCGATGCCGCCGCTGCGGGTCAAGAACAAGACCGGAATGCTGACGGTGCGCAGCCTGCGCGGCCTGCGCACTGCCCATTCGGAGATCGTGCTTCACATTCCCGTTCGCATCGGTGGCGACCGGGCGTGGCTGATCCGTCTGCTCGCGGATGAGTCGGCGATCCTGCTGCATCCCGAAACGGCGCCGCTCGCGTCCGAGCCGGTGATTGCGGAAATGCAGGAATGTCCCGACCTCGACTTCGGCCGCTGCGAGGTGCGCGACGTGATGCCGCACCAGCAGAGCGACGGACGCCTGGTGCGCAGCCAGATCGCCTTTACCGGAACGGCTCTGGTCGAATGGCTGCGATCGCCGGACCTGGTCTGCTCGCGCGAGTGGAATTCGATGACCAGGCATTGA
- a CDS encoding patatin-like phospholipase family protein gives MIDELSQTGLFSLLPPDVFASIRSEIALLGIPGGHWLFRKGDEADGLYIVLRGRLRSLSDDGRVLGEVHSGGYVGEMAMLTGAPRSASVVAVRDSTVARLSRKGFDKMVAACPASTMMLARTVAARAQSNINVGLRTDPFSTVCLFTDHTDDDALGFERRFLAELRGIGPTVDVGPESLPSSRWKTSGGDPTTETRAWRLIDTTSRSTMHAEDAAWFDAVETSSRFVVYRCHLDNPEWTGLCLRRADLVLVAIRPDQVASVASAVAATPKGNLAATDVVLLQKSEALVTPDLRATTTFRHVHHVRCGSARDVARTVRLLAGRATGLAFSGGGRRGAAHLGALRAVQESGIAIDLVAGTSAGAIVGAMAALEMDWRDGLRHVHLLGRMPAWRDVGPPIIALLSGRSLSSTLRTIFGDVLVDGTPIPFLPVCAAVECGEVFVPDRGPLWLALRASASLPGIFPPVPWRRRLLMDGALVNNLPADLLRLRCPVGRVIASDVGLPTLRTDYPEDLHSTSGWKLLMTRLRGLERRDERASLVDLLTGAACAASTRHLALIRDGIDCYIAPAIADHAMLSRRRGHDIDVMVERGYNAARRALDEGGFRGEELSTSSSR, from the coding sequence GTGATCGACGAGCTTTCCCAGACCGGGCTGTTCTCGCTGCTGCCGCCCGACGTGTTCGCTTCGATCCGCAGCGAGATCGCGCTCCTCGGCATCCCCGGCGGACACTGGCTGTTTCGCAAAGGTGACGAAGCCGACGGCCTCTACATCGTGCTGCGCGGTCGCCTGCGTTCGCTGTCGGACGACGGGCGCGTGCTCGGCGAAGTGCACTCGGGCGGCTACGTCGGCGAGATGGCGATGCTGACGGGAGCGCCGCGCTCGGCCAGCGTGGTGGCCGTGCGCGACAGCACGGTCGCGCGGCTGTCACGCAAAGGCTTCGACAAGATGGTCGCTGCGTGTCCGGCCAGCACGATGATGCTCGCCCGTACCGTCGCCGCGCGCGCGCAGTCCAACATCAACGTCGGCCTTCGCACCGATCCGTTCTCCACCGTCTGCCTGTTCACCGACCACACCGACGACGACGCGCTCGGGTTCGAGCGCCGGTTCCTCGCCGAGCTCCGCGGCATCGGTCCGACGGTCGACGTGGGACCGGAATCGCTGCCGAGCTCGCGCTGGAAGACTTCCGGTGGCGACCCGACGACCGAAACGCGCGCATGGCGCCTCATCGACACGACCTCGCGATCCACGATGCATGCGGAAGACGCCGCGTGGTTCGACGCCGTCGAGACCAGCTCACGGTTCGTCGTGTACCGGTGTCATCTCGACAATCCGGAGTGGACCGGACTTTGCCTGCGGCGCGCGGACCTCGTGCTGGTGGCGATTCGCCCGGACCAGGTTGCGTCGGTTGCGTCCGCGGTCGCGGCCACGCCCAAGGGCAACCTTGCCGCGACCGACGTCGTGCTGCTGCAGAAAAGCGAAGCGCTGGTCACTCCGGACCTGCGCGCGACGACGACGTTCCGGCATGTTCATCATGTGCGCTGCGGAAGCGCGCGCGACGTTGCGCGCACCGTCCGGCTGCTGGCCGGACGCGCAACAGGGCTTGCGTTCAGCGGCGGCGGACGGCGCGGAGCGGCGCATCTCGGCGCGCTCCGTGCGGTGCAGGAAAGCGGCATCGCGATCGACCTCGTGGCCGGCACCAGCGCCGGAGCGATCGTCGGCGCGATGGCGGCGCTCGAGATGGACTGGCGCGACGGGCTCCGGCACGTCCACCTGCTCGGGCGAATGCCTGCGTGGCGCGACGTCGGGCCGCCGATCATCGCGCTGCTGAGCGGACGCAGCCTGAGCAGCACGCTCCGCACCATCTTCGGCGACGTCCTGGTCGACGGTACGCCGATTCCGTTCCTTCCCGTCTGCGCGGCGGTCGAATGCGGCGAGGTGTTCGTGCCCGATCGCGGTCCGCTGTGGCTCGCGCTGCGCGCAAGCGCATCGCTGCCCGGGATCTTTCCGCCGGTTCCGTGGCGCCGCCGCCTGCTCATGGACGGAGCGCTCGTCAACAACCTGCCGGCCGACCTGCTGCGGCTTCGCTGTCCGGTCGGACGCGTCATCGCAAGCGACGTCGGCCTGCCGACACTGCGCACCGACTATCCGGAAGATCTTCACTCGACGTCGGGATGGAAGCTGCTGATGACACGCCTGCGCGGCCTCGAACGGCGCGACGAGCGCGCGAGTCTCGTCGATCTGCTGACCGGTGCGGCGTGCGCCGCGAGCACGCGCCATCTCGCGCTCATCCGTGACGGAATCGATTGCTACATCGCGCCGGCGATCGCCGACCACGCAATGCTGTCGCGCCGGCGAGGCCACGATATCGACGTCATGGTCGAACGGGGTTACAACGCCGCACGGCGCGCGCTCGACGAAGGCGGGTTCCGCGGCGAGGAGCTCTCTACTTCGTCGTCCAGATGA
- a CDS encoding protein kinase, whose protein sequence is MPDRIGKYEIVERIGRGGMGTVYKARDTRLNRMVALKVISPEVELTDDLRTRFFAEAQSCAGLSHPNIVTIYDSGEEDDRLYIVMELLEGQELKRLIADHSELPIEEKVSLMIQLCDALGYAHEKGVIHRDIKPGNIFFQRTGPVKIIDFGIAKMATSSSMTRTGLIMGTLRYMSPEQVRGRADERSDQFSLSAVFYEMLSFRPPYLGEDPIHLLEQLRTESPPKLTELDPLIPPELATVVERGMSKAPEERYADLRAMRSDLEQVQRRLHEESQRLRGELAALVAEVREADTAVTSRLGGPAFEGPAAIADSPAQIGALNQRIKAARERLDALKECSRKLDAAAEVVARGKAAMEARRFDDAVRDLESVVEQIPQYAAVRLLLEQAQASQEIERRRTKSIELLDEAARALEAKDASRCLALVQSAADLPAPTDAEERITTLRRNAKILQSEQEASRRAKQQAELAREQVLEARKLAEGKEALKLAPEEWAVAESRLAEADRVFAAERYSESLLVFDAASDAYAAAEEAARERREQERRAAEEAKVAERVQQANKLFEEIRRQFADRAYVRCQELLRQVEEIPTPEKVREEFEKLSRETETALQNERRSRKPAQQARMQMTAIRVDAQAEGAPARAAATWETAEAKAAAGAAAFVRELFGEAHELFTQAGELFRRSLEECRAQVAAGQKGSDGAAAKPVASGAGSAAEAAADPKRRQAEHAKELLDEALRSARLQGNPDVAPLLWSDLEVKMESAERAFGRGAYEQSFADYEAAILLCQRFEDAARASTVVKTPSPPAAPPARHAVDQPSRPAAARSEVGADDATVFVPPPPAHVPASALPRDPRVSEAVTASTARKRSADSERRTTFVYAGVAIVLLSALAGWFARPSSRPREVAATVREDAVAQPDAERIASEAEMAAALKAADEKARADAAAAAPSVAPVPAPPAPDAKLTAQSKAEADAKAAAQAHAEIDAKMKAEAETRAAEQAKSDAQAKAVAEARRDAEAKAAAETRAAADAKAAADAKSAADAKAASEAKAEADAKAAAKAKADADAKAAKAKADADAKALARAKADADAADRLAADDEIASAGKPPPAIKPPPAPPPAKALVGSYAAVFTEATDGKRGGGAWGACWRADPSAARDCAKSACEKTRQSNTSCQEIASTSPGGYCAVARAPGFGVTWGVCGSDPRQAEGGAVAGCMSQIKRNYGSAVASCKVIWTTK, encoded by the coding sequence ATGCCAGACCGGATCGGAAAATACGAGATTGTCGAGCGCATCGGCCGCGGCGGGATGGGAACCGTCTACAAGGCACGCGACACGCGGCTCAACCGCATGGTCGCGCTCAAGGTCATCTCTCCGGAAGTCGAGCTCACCGACGATCTGCGCACGCGGTTTTTTGCCGAAGCCCAGTCGTGCGCGGGCCTCAGCCATCCGAACATCGTCACGATCTACGACTCGGGCGAAGAGGACGACCGGCTGTACATCGTCATGGAGCTTCTCGAGGGCCAGGAGCTCAAGCGGCTGATCGCCGATCACTCCGAGCTTCCGATCGAAGAGAAAGTCTCGCTGATGATCCAGCTCTGCGATGCGCTCGGATACGCGCACGAAAAAGGCGTGATCCACCGCGACATCAAGCCCGGAAACATTTTCTTCCAGCGTACCGGGCCGGTGAAGATCATCGACTTCGGCATCGCCAAGATGGCGACGTCGTCGTCGATGACGCGTACCGGCCTGATCATGGGCACGCTGCGCTACATGTCGCCGGAACAGGTCCGCGGTCGGGCCGACGAACGGTCCGACCAGTTCTCCCTGTCGGCAGTCTTCTACGAGATGCTCAGCTTCCGTCCGCCATATCTCGGAGAAGACCCGATCCATCTTCTCGAGCAGCTGCGCACCGAAAGCCCGCCGAAACTTACCGAGCTCGATCCATTGATTCCTCCCGAGCTCGCGACGGTCGTCGAGCGCGGCATGAGCAAGGCGCCGGAGGAGCGCTACGCCGACCTCCGTGCGATGCGCAGCGACCTCGAGCAGGTGCAGCGGCGTCTGCATGAAGAGTCGCAGCGGCTGCGCGGCGAGCTTGCCGCGCTCGTTGCCGAAGTGCGCGAAGCCGACACCGCCGTAACCTCGAGGCTCGGCGGGCCCGCGTTCGAAGGACCGGCGGCGATCGCCGACTCGCCGGCCCAGATCGGTGCGCTCAACCAGCGCATCAAGGCCGCGCGCGAGCGGCTCGACGCTCTCAAGGAATGCTCCCGCAAGCTCGATGCGGCCGCCGAAGTCGTCGCGCGCGGAAAAGCGGCGATGGAGGCGCGCCGGTTCGACGATGCCGTGCGCGACCTCGAATCGGTGGTCGAACAGATTCCGCAGTACGCAGCCGTGCGCCTGCTGCTCGAGCAGGCGCAGGCATCACAGGAGATCGAGCGCCGCCGCACGAAATCCATCGAGCTGCTCGACGAAGCGGCGCGAGCGCTCGAGGCCAAAGACGCGTCGCGATGCCTCGCGCTGGTGCAGAGCGCGGCCGATCTTCCGGCACCGACCGACGCCGAGGAACGGATCACGACACTTCGCCGCAATGCGAAGATTCTCCAGTCCGAGCAGGAGGCCTCGCGGCGGGCAAAACAGCAGGCGGAGCTCGCGCGCGAACAGGTCCTCGAAGCCAGGAAGCTCGCGGAAGGAAAGGAAGCGCTCAAGCTCGCGCCGGAAGAATGGGCCGTCGCCGAGTCGCGGCTCGCAGAAGCCGACCGCGTGTTCGCCGCCGAGCGCTACTCCGAATCGCTCCTGGTGTTCGACGCTGCAAGCGACGCGTACGCAGCCGCAGAGGAAGCAGCCCGCGAGCGTCGCGAACAGGAGCGCCGCGCTGCCGAGGAAGCCAAGGTCGCCGAACGTGTCCAGCAGGCGAACAAGCTGTTCGAAGAGATCCGCCGGCAGTTCGCCGATCGAGCGTACGTGCGCTGTCAGGAGCTGCTTCGCCAGGTCGAGGAAATCCCGACGCCGGAAAAGGTGAGGGAAGAGTTCGAGAAGCTCTCGCGCGAGACCGAAACCGCCCTGCAGAACGAGCGGCGTTCGCGAAAGCCGGCGCAGCAGGCGCGCATGCAGATGACCGCGATCCGCGTCGATGCGCAGGCCGAGGGAGCACCGGCGCGCGCAGCCGCAACGTGGGAGACGGCGGAGGCAAAGGCCGCGGCCGGAGCTGCCGCATTCGTTCGCGAGCTCTTCGGCGAAGCCCACGAGTTGTTCACGCAGGCCGGTGAGCTGTTCCGCCGATCGCTCGAAGAATGTCGCGCACAAGTCGCCGCCGGACAGAAAGGCAGCGACGGTGCGGCGGCAAAGCCGGTCGCTTCCGGCGCGGGATCGGCGGCGGAGGCTGCCGCGGATCCGAAGCGCCGCCAGGCCGAGCACGCCAAAGAGCTTCTCGACGAAGCGCTGCGCAGCGCCCGGCTGCAGGGCAACCCCGACGTCGCGCCACTCCTGTGGTCGGATCTCGAAGTGAAAATGGAATCGGCCGAGCGCGCGTTCGGTCGCGGCGCGTACGAGCAGTCGTTCGCCGACTACGAAGCGGCGATCCTGCTCTGCCAGCGGTTCGAGGACGCCGCGCGCGCTTCGACCGTCGTCAAGACTCCGTCACCGCCCGCGGCGCCGCCGGCGCGCCACGCGGTCGATCAACCGTCACGTCCGGCCGCCGCACGCAGCGAAGTCGGAGCCGACGATGCGACCGTGTTCGTGCCGCCGCCTCCGGCCCACGTTCCGGCCTCCGCATTGCCGAGGGACCCGCGCGTCTCCGAAGCCGTCACGGCTTCGACTGCGCGCAAACGCTCGGCCGATTCCGAGCGCAGGACGACGTTCGTCTACGCGGGCGTCGCGATCGTTCTGCTGTCCGCGCTGGCAGGCTGGTTTGCGCGGCCGTCCTCGAGGCCGCGCGAGGTCGCCGCGACCGTCCGCGAAGACGCCGTCGCGCAGCCCGACGCCGAAAGGATCGCCAGCGAAGCGGAGATGGCCGCTGCACTGAAGGCGGCAGACGAAAAGGCCCGCGCCGATGCCGCCGCGGCGGCGCCGAGCGTCGCACCAGTCCCCGCACCGCCAGCGCCGGATGCGAAGCTCACTGCGCAGAGCAAAGCCGAGGCTGATGCGAAGGCCGCCGCGCAGGCCCATGCCGAGATCGATGCGAAGATGAAGGCAGAGGCCGAGACGCGCGCCGCCGAGCAGGCGAAGTCCGACGCGCAGGCCAAAGCCGTCGCGGAAGCACGGCGCGACGCCGAAGCGAAGGCTGCGGCTGAAACCAGAGCTGCCGCGGATGCGAAGGCCGCGGCCGACGCCAAGTCTGCCGCGGACGCGAAAGCTGCGAGCGAAGCCAAAGCCGAAGCCGATGCCAAAGCGGCAGCGAAGGCCAAAGCAGACGCCGACGCGAAGGCTGCCAAGGCGAAAGCCGACGCGGACGCGAAAGCGCTCGCGCGCGCGAAGGCCGATGCCGACGCTGCCGACCGGCTTGCGGCAGACGACGAAATCGCGAGCGCCGGGAAACCGCCGCCGGCGATCAAGCCGCCGCCCGCGCCGCCGCCGGCCAAGGCGCTCGTCGGTTCGTACGCGGCAGTCTTTACCGAGGCCACCGACGGCAAGCGCGGCGGCGGCGCATGGGGTGCCTGCTGGCGCGCCGATCCGTCGGCCGCGAGGGACTGCGCGAAAAGCGCGTGCGAGAAGACCCGGCAGTCGAACACGTCGTGCCAGGAAATCGCATCGACCAGCCCGGGCGGCTACTGCGCCGTCGCGCGGGCTCCGGGTTTCGGCGTGACGTGGGGCGTATGCGGCAGCGATCCGCGTCAGGCCGAGGGCGGCGCGGTTGCCGGATGCATGAGCCAGATCAAGCGCAACTACGGAAGCGCCGTCGCGAGCTGCAAAGTCATCTGGACGACGAAGTAG
- a CDS encoding PP2C family serine/threonine-protein phosphatase has product MIAAYGLTDVGKRRSLNEDSILVDENLFVVCDGMGGHKAGEVASQLALESIARFIGRSNEDDEITWPYGFQTRSSLEANRLRTAIKLANRAVSRKAASSDDYTGMGTTATVALIAPNRPYVTYANVGDSRLYLLHQGTITQLSRDDSWANLPWGADKVDVTVAVNMKHVLTKALGAQDDVDFDVNTQELADGDILLLCSDGLTNMLSDEQILAIVTSNASDLNAACQQLIAAANEAGGRDNISAILVRYSA; this is encoded by the coding sequence ATGATCGCTGCCTATGGCCTGACCGACGTCGGCAAACGACGCAGTCTCAACGAGGACTCCATCCTGGTCGACGAGAACCTGTTCGTCGTCTGCGACGGAATGGGCGGACACAAAGCCGGGGAAGTCGCCTCGCAGCTTGCTCTCGAGAGCATTGCCCGCTTCATCGGCAGGTCGAACGAGGACGACGAGATCACGTGGCCGTACGGGTTCCAGACCCGCTCCTCGCTGGAAGCCAACCGGCTTCGCACGGCGATCAAGCTCGCCAACAGGGCCGTTTCACGCAAGGCGGCCTCTTCCGACGACTACACGGGCATGGGAACGACGGCCACGGTCGCACTGATCGCACCGAACCGGCCGTACGTCACGTACGCCAATGTCGGCGACAGCCGGCTCTATCTGCTTCACCAGGGAACCATCACACAGCTCAGCCGCGACGACTCCTGGGCAAACCTTCCGTGGGGAGCCGACAAGGTCGACGTGACCGTCGCCGTCAACATGAAGCACGTGCTGACCAAGGCGCTCGGCGCGCAGGACGACGTCGACTTCGACGTGAATACGCAGGAGCTCGCCGACGGCGACATCCTGCTGCTGTGCTCGGACGGCCTGACCAACATGCTGAGCGATGAGCAGATCCTTGCCATCGTCACCTCGAACGCGAGCGACCTGAACGCCGCTTGCCAGCAGCTGATCGCAGCAGCCAACGAAGCCGGCGGCCGCGACAACATCAGCGCGATCCTCGTCCGCTACAGCGCCTGA